One genomic region from Apodemus sylvaticus chromosome 1, mApoSyl1.1, whole genome shotgun sequence encodes:
- the LOC127683961 gene encoding insulin growth factor-like family member encodes MKIRNACAVLTAVLLFILEGATGAQESPSFSDPDPWPCNPKCDGRTYNPSEECCDHDTILPRTKTNLCGHNCTYRPCFELCCPESYSPKKKFIVKLKVQGERAHCSSSPISRHCESKKILHREDIKENLLSL; translated from the exons GTGCTGTCCTGACTGCAGTGCTCCTGTTTATACTTGAAGGAGCTACAGGAGCTCAAGAATCCCCGAGTTTTTCAGACCCTGACCCATGGCCGTGCAATCCCAAGTGTGATGGCAGAACTTACAACCCCTCTGAGGAGTGTTGTGATCATGACACCATCCTGCCCCGTACGAAGACGAACCTCTGTGGCCATAACTGCACTTATAGGCCCTGCTTTGAGCTCTGCTGTCCTGAGTCCTATAGCCCCAAGAAGAAATTTATTGTCAAGCTGAAAGTTCAGGGAGAGAGAGCCCATTGCAGTTCATCCCCTATCTCCAGGCACTGTGAAAG CAAAAAGATTTTGCACAGAGAAGATATTAAAGAAAACCTACTTTCTCTTTAG